The genome window GCTCTGGACGCTGCCCGACCCGCTGGCCGCGCTGCGCGCCTGGGCCGGCCGGCTGCGCCCGGGCGGGCGCCTGGTGCTGGTCGAGGGCCGCTGGCGCCAGCCGGCCGAACCCGTGCCGTACGTGCCGGGTGCCGGGGCGCTGCCCTGGGGCGGCGGGGTCGGCGCCGAGCAACTGGCAGCAGCCGTGCGGGAGTTGGGCTTCGAGGCCCGGGTCGAGGACCTGACGGTCGAGCCGGCCCTGTGGGGGCGCCAGGTGGACGACGAGCGCTACGCGCTGATCACCGTCTGACGCCCCGTCAGCAAGGGGCGGGTCAGTCCTCGCCCTCCAGGTCGCCCTCCGACTCCAGGAAGGCGGCCTGGAGTTCGGCCAGCAGCTGCGGGTCCGGCTCGGCCCACAGGCCGCGCTCGGCCGCCTCCAGCAGGCGCTCGCTGATGCCGTGCAGGGCCCACGGGTTGGCCCCGGTGAGGAACTCGCGGTTCACCGGGTCGAGCACGTACTCCTGGGTGAGCCGCTCGTACATCCAGTCGGCGACCACGCCGGTGGTGGCGTCGTACCCGAACAGGTAGTCCACCGTGGCGGCCATCTCGAAGGCGCCCTTGTAGCCGTGCCGGCGCATCGCCTCCAGCCAGCGCGGGTTGACCACGCGGGCGCGGAAGACCCGGGCGGCCTCCTCGGTGAGGGTGCGGGTGCGCACCGTCTCGGGGCGGGTGGAGTCGCCGATGTAGGCGGCCGGGGCCGAGCCGGTCAGCGCCCGGACGGTGGCCACCATGCCGCCGTGGTACTGGAAGTAGTCGTCCGAGTCGGCGATGTCGTGCTCGCGGGTGTCGGTGTTCTTGGCCGCCACCGTGATCCGCTTGTACGCCGTCTCCATCTCCTCGCGGGCCGGCCGCCCGTCCAGGCCGCGCCCGTAGGCGTAGCCGCCCCAGACGGTGTAGACCTCGGCCAGGTCGGCGTCGGTGCGCCAGTCCCGGCTGTCGATCAGCTGGAGCAGGCCCGCCCCGTAGGTGCCCGGGCGGGAGCCGAAGACCCGCACGGTGGCCCGCCGTTCGTCGCCGTGCTCGGCCAGGTCGGCCTGCACGTGGGCGCGGACGAAGTTCTGCTCGTCCGCCTCCTCCTGCGCTGCGGCCAGGCGCACCGCGTCGTCCAGCAGCGCCACCACGTGCGGGAAGGCGTCCCGGAAGAAGCCGGAGATCCGCAGCGTCACGTCGATCCGCGGGCGGCCCAACTCCTCCAGCGGGACGGCCTCCAGGCCGGTCACCCGGCGCGAGGCGTCGTCCCAGACCGGGCGGACGCCGAGCAGGGCGAAGGCCTCGGCGATGTCGTCGCCGGCCGTGCGCATCGCCGAGGTGCCCCAGAGCGAGAGGCCCACCGAGGGCGGGAACGCGCCGTCGTTGTCCGCCTGGTAGCGCTCGACCAGCGAGGCGGCCAGCGCCTGCCCGGTCTCCCAGGCGAGCCGGCTGGGCACCGCCTTCGGGTCCACCGAGTAGAAGTTGCGCCCGGTCGGCAGCACGTTGACCAGCCCGCGCAGCGGCGAGCCGGACGGCCCGGGCGGCACGAAGCCGCCGCCGAGCGCGTGGATCACCGCGTCCAGCTCGTCGGTGGTGGACGCCAGCCGGGGCACCACCTGGCGGGCGGCGAACTCCAGCACCTCGGCCACTGCGGCCGGGTGGCCCTCGGCCACCTCGGCGACCTTGGAGGCGTCCCAGTCGGCGGCCTCCATCGCCTCGACCAGCTCGCGGGCCTTGGCCTCGGCCGCGTCGGTGGCGCCCAGGGTGAGCGCCGCCTCGTCCAGCCCGAGCGCCTCGCGCAGCCCGGGCAGCGCGCTGACGCCGCCCCAGATCTGCCGGGCCCGCAGGATCGACAGCACCAGGTTGACCCGCTCGGCGCCGACCGGGGCGTTGCCCAGCACGTGCAGGCCGTCCCGGATCTGGGCGTCCTTCACCTCGCAGAGCCAGCCGTCGACGTGCAGCAGGAAGTCGTCGAAGCCGTCGTCCTCAGGACGCTCGTCCAGGCCCAGGTCGTGGTCGAGCTTGGCGGCCTGGATCAGGGTCCAGATCTGGGCGCGGATGGCCGGCAGCTTGGCCGGGTCCATCGCGGCGATGTTGGAGTGCTCGTCGAGCAGTTGCTCAAGGCGGGCGATGTCGCCGTAGGAGTCGGCCCGGGCCATCGGCGGCACCAGGTGGTCGACCAGCGTGGCGTGCGCCCGGCGCTTGGCCTGGGTGCCCTCGCCCGGGTCGTTGACCAGGAACGGGTAGATCAGCGGCACGTCGCCGAGCGCCGCGTCCGGGCCGCAGTCGGCCGAGAGCGCGGCGGTCTTGCCGGGCAGCCACTCCAGGTTGCCGTGCTTGCCGAGGTGGACGATCGCGTCGGCGCCGAAGCCGCCGTCGGACTGGGCGGCCGCGATCCAGCGGTAGGCGGCCAGGTAGTGGTGCGAGGGCGGCAGGTCCGGGTCGTGGTAGATCGCCACCGGGTTGGCGCCGAAGCCGCGCGGCGGCTGCACCAGCACCAGCAGGTTGCCGGCCCGCATGGCGGCCAGCACGATGTCGCCGTCCGGGTTCTGCGAGCGGTCCAGGTAGAGCTCGCCGGGCGCCGGGCCCCAGTGCTCCTCGACCCGGGCCCGCAGGCCGGCCGGCAGGCCGGCGTACCAGCGGCGGTAGTCGGCGGCCGGGATCCGCACCGGGTTGCGGGCCAGCTGATCCTCCGTCAGCCAGTCCTGGTCGTAGCCGCCCGCGTCGATCAGCGCCTTGATCAGCGCGTCGCCCTCGTGCTCGTCCTCGGTGGGCTCCATGCCCGGGAAGCCCTCGCCCAGGTCCCAGCCCTCCGCGCCGAGGCGGCGCAGCAGCCGGGCCAGGCTGGCCGGGGTGTCCAGGCCGACCGCGTTGCCCACCCGGGCGTGCTTGGTCGGGTAGGCGGAGAGCACCAGGGCCAGGCGCCGCTCGGCCGGCGGCACGTGGCGCAGCCGGGCGTGCCGCACCGCGATGCCGGCCACCCGGGCGGCCCGCTCGGCGTCGGCCACGTAGACGGTCAGGCCGTCCTCGTCCAACTCCTTGAAGGAGAACGGCACGGTGATCAGCCGGCCGTCGAACTCCGGCACCGCGACCTGGGTGGCGGTGTCCAGCGGGGAGAGCCCGTCGTCGCTGCCCTCCCACTGCTCGCGCGACCAGGTCAGGCAGAGCGCCTGGAGGATCGGCCGGTCCAGCGCGGCCAGCGCGCCGGCGTCCCAGGCCTCCTCGTCGCCGCCGGCCTGCGCGTCGGCCGGCCGGGTGCCGCCGGCCGCCAGCACGGTGGTGACGATCGCGTCGGCCGCGCCCAGCTCGGCCAGCAGCTCGGCCGGCGCACCGCGCAGCGAGGAGCAGAAGAACGGCCGGGCCTGGCCGCCGGCCTGCTCGATCGCCCCGCACAGCGCCTCGACGAACGCGGTGTTGCCGCTCATGTGGTGGGCGCGGTAGTAGAGGACGGCGACGCTCGGGCCGTCGGTGTTCGCCGGGGTCCGCTCCAGCGGACCCCAGTCGGGCGCGGAGGCGGGCGGCGCGAAGCCGTGGCCGGTGAGCAGCACGGTGTCGGAGAGGAAGGCACCCAGCTCGGCCAGGTTGGCCGCCCCGCCGTGCGCCAGGTAGGCGTGCGCCTCCGCGGCCAGGCCGGCCGGCACCGTCGAGAGCTCCATCAGCTGGGCGTCCGGCGCCTGTTCGCCGCTGAGCACCACCACCGGGCGCGGCCCGGCCAGCAGCACGTCCAGCCCCTCCTGCCAGGCCCGCCGGCCACCGAGCAGTCGCACCACCACCAGGTCGGTGCCCTCCACCAGCTCGGGCAGGTCGGCCGCCGAGAGCCGGGCCGGGTTGCCGAGCCGGTAGGCGACCGGGCCGTCGGACGCGCGGGCCGAGAGCAGGTCGGTGTCGGAGGTGGACAGCAGCAGGATCATGCGGTGGCCTTCCTCGGGGTCCGCGCCCCGGGCTGGTGGAGGAGGAATTGACGGAGTGGAGTTCCTGGCTCCCACGGCTGCTGAGCCGTGGTCACAGTGGCGGGACCGCACCGGTTCCTCACCGGTTTCCTCCTGCACCGTCATGTCAACCGGTGGACCGGAGCCCACCCGCGCGACATCCTAGACGGGGCCACCCGCCGGTGACAGGCGGTGTGACCATGACGACTACTTCGGGTACTTCGGGGGAGCAACTGATGAACCGTCTCGTCCACCGGCCGGCCACCAGCGCGGCCGTCCTCACCGCACCGAGCACCTACTCCTACCCGGAGGCCGGCGCCAGCGGCGGCCAGCCGCACACCGACGCGGGCAACTACGCCTACGCCCCCGGCCAGTGCTTCAACTGGGACGCCGAGCCCGACTGGGACATCATCCTCTTCCAGGTCCAGCACACCCACTGCGGCTGACCACCGCGGCCCCAGGTCCGGCGCTCATCGTCGACGGCGACCACCGAGGCGGCGGGTACGAGGCTGTTGGGCTTCGGTGCGTCGGGGTCGTTCTCGTAGTCACGCCTGGCCATGGTCGAGTGCCTCCCGACGGACCGGCCCGTGCTCTGATCTTGGACTGCGGGTCGGTCTGGCCTCGGTGGTCGTCAGCCGGCTCGGACCGCACCTTCCGGCCAGACGACAGTAACGGGCACCTGGGCTGCACGCGCCGCCGCGACGGTGTCGGCGGTTCCCCCGCGCCCGTTGCCAGGGTTGCCGTCCCAGACGGCGAACAGGTGGTCGGCACGGCGCAGCAACTCTGTGTTGGCGGCTTCGTATGCCTCGCGGTTTGCCTCTGCGAACGGCATGACGACGACCTCTGCAGCGGCTTGGCGAAGACGGTCGAACTCGGCGGCGAACGCGGGCTTCACCTTGGCCTGCCGGTAGTCGGCTGACGGGACTACAGCGACCAGTCGGCCGCCGAGCGACAGCACCACGTCGGCGAAGATCGAGTCCGCGCCCTTCGCGATGCACGAGACACCAGTGAGGCCGTGCTCGATGTGGTCGGCGAGCAGCACTTCGAGTGCTCCACGGACCAGGGTGACGCTTTCCTCGGTGAGGTCCATGTGCCCGGTCACTGCGATCACGGTCATACCGCATCCCCTTCGGGTCAGTTCGCCAGTAGCTCGCGGATGCTATCGCGGGCTTCCTTGACAGCCGGGTTCGTGGATTCCCGGACGGTGTACCGGTAGAGGCCGCTGAGTTGAGTGCGAACCCGGTCGGACTTGGTGAGTGCGGCAGCGGCCACGGCCTGACGGGTCTCCTCGATGGCCCCCGATACGTCGCCCATGAGGAACTGCGCCTCAGCAAGCCCGATCCTGTCGAGTGCATGAGATCGGCTTGCCTCGGTTCCTCGCCCGGTGAGCGCTGCCCGGATGTGGTCGGCGGCAACCTTCGAGTACGAACCCGGGTCAGTGCGGGCGAGGTCCAGCAACCGTCCACCGGTGACCCCGGAGATCTCGGCCTCGTCGAAGTACGCGATCCAGTGTGGTTCATCCTCGGCGGCACCAGCCGAGGCAAGCTCTTCATGGGCCTGCTCGGTTGCCCGCCGAAACGCCGCAACCCGCCCCGTCGCTGCGTAAGCCCAAGCCTCGCGGGTTCGAAGCATGGCCCGAACCCTCGGGCTGGCGTGTCCGTGACTGCCCTCCTGAGCGAGTCGGACGAGTTCGAGCGCATCGCCAGGGCGATCGGTGTAGAGCATCTGACGTGCCATGCCGGCCAGTACGTTGGCGCCGAACGCGCGGTCACCACCCGCATGTGCCGAGCGGAGCGCCAGGCGGTAGTAGTCCTGCGCCCGGCGTTGGTATCCGCTGTCCCACATCATGGTTGCTGCGGTACCGGCGAGCTGTGCCATGACGCGATGGAGGCGTCCCTCGATATCGGGTCGTTGCCGATCTTCGAGCATGGCGGCCGTGTCGTTCAGTTGGCCGAGCACCGCCTTGGCTCGCAGGCCCCCGCCGAAGCGGTGGTCCCATCGGCGGAAGGCAGCGGCTGCGTGTTCGAGTTGGCCGATGTCGTGAGTTCCGAGGCGGCCTGGGCGCCGACGCTCGGAAGCGGTCAGCGCTGGGGCTAACCAGCCTTCGAGCGGGTCCAGGAGGGCAGTCCCGGTGACGGCGGCTCCGGCGAGTAGCCGGGCGGCTGTGCGTCTGTCCAAGGTGAGATCTGTTCCAGTGAGTTCGGTGGCCAGCGCGGTCGTCACTTCTGACTGCCACGGGAAATCGAGGGCCGCTGGGCTTACTGCCATCGTGACGGGCACTTCCGCGCTGTGCTTCTCCCATGAGCGTGGCGCCAGACCGAGAAGGCCGCCCGGAATGCCCAGCCCATCGGCGATGCGAGCGATCACTTCGAAGGAAGTGATCCGCTTCGACCCGTCGGACATGATCACGGAGACCTTGCCCGGAGTCAGCTGGCACGCCGCCGCGATGCGGTTCTGGGACAAACCGCCGTACTTCTTGATCAGGCCGAAGACTGCTGCGAAGTCGTGCTCGGCCAGAGCCAGGCGGAAGTCTTCACGTGCCAGCAGCTCAGCCGGCAGCAGTGGGCCACGGGTCTGGCCGGTGTGCGTCATCGGACACAGCCTTCGCTGGGAGCATAGCCGGTTACGGAGTATCAAAGTCCCTATTCTCAGAGACTATTACCGTCGCGGTAACACTCGGCGGGCATTCTCCGAAGTTGGCTCCGGTCCGATGCTTCTTGTGTGCGGTTCGCTGCACAGTCCGAGAGTTCGGCTGGAGGTTGTATGCCTGTCACCGTTGCCGTCGTGCCCGTCGCTCCCCGAGGAACCGGGTGGTTCGAGAAGCCCACGTCCGCCACCCACAGGGCCGGGACTGCCAATGAGTGACATGGTTTCGTTCCCGGTGCCTCATGAGTGGGACGTCGAACCGACCCCGTCGGCCGTTCCGGAGGCCCGTCGCCTGGTGGTCGGGATCGCTCGGTTCTGGCGGGTCCCGCTCTCGGAGGACGCTTTGCGCGACGTGGCGCTGTGCACCAGCGAGCTCGTGGCCAACGCCATGGAGCACACGGCGTCCCGCTGCCGGGTGACGGTGCGCTGGACCGGCGAGCGCCTTCGGGTGGAGGTCGCGGACTCCAGCCTGCGGCCGCCCGACCGGGAGGCGGCCCAGGACCTGCTCACCGGCGGACGCGGGCTGACCCTGGTCGAAGGACTCTCGCACTCCTGGGGCTGGCACCCGCGCGGCACGGGCAAGGTCGTGTGGTTCGAGTGCGCGGCCGACCAGTTGGTGACGGGAGATGCGCGGCTCGCGGTGCTCGTCCACGCCTCCCAGTACCTCTGAACCCCCTCCGATCTCCACCTGGCCACGTTGGGAATTTCGGTCAGGTGGATCGGCGGCGCCGACCGCTTCGTCCCCCACGGTCGGTGCCGTCTGCAGCTTTATCCCCAAGCGCCATAAGCACAGGGGCGATTCACCCCGGATCTTCCGCTCGGAGGTGGGCGGAAGCGATGACGGAAGGAGCACCACATGGAGAACCGCACGAAGAAGCCGGCGCCGGAGGAGAGCGGGCTGCTGGTCGCGGTCGAGGAGTTGAGCGCCGTCCAGGACCGGTACGACAGCCTGCGCTCCGACAACGCCGGTTCCTCGGGCGACGCGCCGTGGCCCGGTGGCGACGGCAACCTGACCGAGGTCGCGTAGGACCCGGCCATCCCAGGGGCGGGGGCTGCTTACCGAGCGGGCTCCCGCCCCGCGTCCAGCACCCTGCACGGAGGTAGCAGTGGAACACCGCTTGATCACCGCCATCGAGACGGCCCTGAGCTGGGACGGCTCCGAACCGATCGGCACGGGCTTCGCGCTCGGCCGGATCGAGGACGACGCGTTGCTGCCGCGCATCCTCACCCCGAACAGGCTCCTCGACATCGCCATGCGGCGCAGCCTCAACCGGCCGCAGTTCCGGGCCTTCCAGAACGGCGAGGAGGTCCACCCGGCCGTCTACTTCACCGACACCGTCAGCCCGCGCGGACAGTCCATCCCGATGGTCAACATGCACCGCCTGGGCGATCTGCTCCGGCAGGGGGCGACGCTGATCATGGACCAGGTCAACGTCTTCGATCCCACGATGGAGGTCACCTGCCGCGCCTTGCAGTGGTGGGCACGCGAGCGGGTGCAAGTGAATGCCTACCTGACCACCAACGCCGCCGCCGGCTTCCCGCTGCACTGGGACGACCACGACGTGATCGTGGTTCAGCTCTCGGGAGAGAAGGACTGGGAGGTCCGCGCCACCTCTCGCACCGCGCCCATGTACCGCGACGCCGACCCCAACAGCACCCCCAGTGAGACCGGGATCTTCAACGGCACGCTCCACGCGGGCGACGTCATGCACATCCCGCGCGGCCACTGGCACCAGGCCACCCGTACCCGCAGCGGT of Kitasatospora viridis contains these proteins:
- the cobN gene encoding cobaltochelatase subunit CobN; protein product: MILLLSTSDTDLLSARASDGPVAYRLGNPARLSAADLPELVEGTDLVVVRLLGGRRAWQEGLDVLLAGPRPVVVLSGEQAPDAQLMELSTVPAGLAAEAHAYLAHGGAANLAELGAFLSDTVLLTGHGFAPPASAPDWGPLERTPANTDGPSVAVLYYRAHHMSGNTAFVEALCGAIEQAGGQARPFFCSSLRGAPAELLAELGAADAIVTTVLAAGGTRPADAQAGGDEEAWDAGALAALDRPILQALCLTWSREQWEGSDDGLSPLDTATQVAVPEFDGRLITVPFSFKELDEDGLTVYVADAERAARVAGIAVRHARLRHVPPAERRLALVLSAYPTKHARVGNAVGLDTPASLARLLRRLGAEGWDLGEGFPGMEPTEDEHEGDALIKALIDAGGYDQDWLTEDQLARNPVRIPAADYRRWYAGLPAGLRARVEEHWGPAPGELYLDRSQNPDGDIVLAAMRAGNLLVLVQPPRGFGANPVAIYHDPDLPPSHHYLAAYRWIAAAQSDGGFGADAIVHLGKHGNLEWLPGKTAALSADCGPDAALGDVPLIYPFLVNDPGEGTQAKRRAHATLVDHLVPPMARADSYGDIARLEQLLDEHSNIAAMDPAKLPAIRAQIWTLIQAAKLDHDLGLDERPEDDGFDDFLLHVDGWLCEVKDAQIRDGLHVLGNAPVGAERVNLVLSILRARQIWGGVSALPGLREALGLDEAALTLGATDAAEAKARELVEAMEAADWDASKVAEVAEGHPAAVAEVLEFAARQVVPRLASTTDELDAVIHALGGGFVPPGPSGSPLRGLVNVLPTGRNFYSVDPKAVPSRLAWETGQALAASLVERYQADNDGAFPPSVGLSLWGTSAMRTAGDDIAEAFALLGVRPVWDDASRRVTGLEAVPLEELGRPRIDVTLRISGFFRDAFPHVVALLDDAVRLAAAQEEADEQNFVRAHVQADLAEHGDERRATVRVFGSRPGTYGAGLLQLIDSRDWRTDADLAEVYTVWGGYAYGRGLDGRPAREEMETAYKRITVAAKNTDTREHDIADSDDYFQYHGGMVATVRALTGSAPAAYIGDSTRPETVRTRTLTEEAARVFRARVVNPRWLEAMRRHGYKGAFEMAATVDYLFGYDATTGVVADWMYERLTQEYVLDPVNREFLTGANPWALHGISERLLEAAERGLWAEPDPQLLAELQAAFLESEGDLEGED
- a CDS encoding ATP-binding protein, giving the protein MPHEWDVEPTPSAVPEARRLVVGIARFWRVPLSEDALRDVALCTSELVANAMEHTASRCRVTVRWTGERLRVEVADSSLRPPDREAAQDLLTGGRGLTLVEGLSHSWGWHPRGTGKVVWFECAADQLVTGDARLAVLVHASQYL
- a CDS encoding JmjC domain-containing protein; the protein is MEHRLITAIETALSWDGSEPIGTGFALGRIEDDALLPRILTPNRLLDIAMRRSLNRPQFRAFQNGEEVHPAVYFTDTVSPRGQSIPMVNMHRLGDLLRQGATLIMDQVNVFDPTMEVTCRALQWWARERVQVNAYLTTNAAAGFPLHWDDHDVIVVQLSGEKDWEVRATSRTAPMYRDADPNSTPSETGIFNGTLHAGDVMHIPRGHWHQATRTRSGTGHSLHVTFGITKRTGASWMAWLGDWCREQEIFRRDLNRAGADSALLVEAATRLVGLRGPEDFLTAHEQQTTPGRQVPFLDIFGGLKAVVCTTHFPPRITEDASTVDVRAAGKQLTFAAKALPALRLLLSGRPVPLDLAAATVGDEVHEVADILIKEELCAPLTDELSSGYTGLVTAATS